A part of Miscanthus floridulus cultivar M001 chromosome 6, ASM1932011v1, whole genome shotgun sequence genomic DNA contains:
- the LOC136461882 gene encoding uncharacterized protein yields the protein MERFPTLYWTPCAAHCLDLMLEDVGKLKEFKKPISRARHVTTFIYRHGRLLSAMREKTNGRDLVRPAATRFATTFLTLQSLYKHKDALRFLFTTEDWTGCKLAKTEAGKKVYDIVLSREFWNSVEDCLRASLPLIIVLRVVDGDERPAMAEVAALMNHAKEKIKASFSTENKRSLLNKIIQIIESRWDRQMDTPLYGAALFLNPGKFYTIQKENDEYVGHLRGCFNDVLARMVEDESIRNKIDQQSMLYEDQRGDIFKNCMALQTMKSKNPLDWWRTYGGRSIDLQRFAKRIVSLCASSSGCERNWSTFEFIHTKKRNRLEHKRLNDLVYVSYNRKMTSRFRKRREEAGKSYDPLVIEDFDWNNEWVDPMAQPEGARGSDLTWDQVDEAIGASRELRGRNLPRTYARRARHISRVVEEDEEEGEEEEIILDDDDDIDDFGEQPMDATEDGGENVDASNDLDEFALDDF from the exons ATGGAGAGGTTTCCTACACTTTATTGGACTCCTTGTGCTGCACACTGCTTAGACCTTATGTTGGAAGACGTAGGGAAGTTGAAGGAATTTAAGAAGCCTATCTCACGTGCCCGACATGTCACTACTTTCATCTATAGACATGGAAGACTTCTTAGTGCAATGAGGGAGAAGACAAATGGGAGGGATCTTGTGAGACCCGCAGCCACTCGGTTTGCTACCACATTCCTCACCTTGCAGAGTTTGTACAAGCACAAAGATGCATTAAGATTTCTGTTTACCACCGAGGATTGGACTGGTTGCAAACTAGCAAAGACAGAGGCCGGAAAAAAAGTGTATGATATTGTGCTTTCTAGGGAGTTTTGGAACTCCGTTGAGGATTGCCTTAGAGCTTCTCTACCACTTATCATTGTGTTGAGGGTGGTTGATGGTGATGAGAGGCCTGCCATGGCAGAGGTTGCTGCTCTCATGAATCATGCAAAAGAGAAGATCAAGGCTAGCTTCTCTACTGAAAACAAGAGAAGCTTGCTCAACAAGATCATACAAATTATTGAGAGCCGTTGGGATAGGCAAATGGATACACCACTCTATGGCGCTGCCCTCTTTTTGAACCCAGGAAAATTCTATACCATCCAAAAGGAGAATGATGAATATGTTGGTCATCTAAGGGGTTGTTTCAATGATGTGCTTGCACGAATggtggaagatgagagcattcgaAACAAAATTGATCAACAATCCATGCTCTATGAAGATCAACGTGGAGATATCTTCAAGAATTGTAtggccctccaaaccatgaaGTCAAAGAACCCTC TTGATTGGTGGCGTACGTATGGTGGCCGATCCATTGACCTACAAAGATTTGCAAAGCGTATTGTTAGTCTTTGTGCTTCATCATCCGGTTGTGAGCGTAATTGGAGCACTTTTGAATTT ATTCATACTAAGAAGAGAAACCGGCTGGAGCATAAAAGATTGAATGATTTGGTTTATGTTTCCTATAATCGGAAAATGACTAGTAGGTTCCGAAAGCGCCGCGAGGAAGCGGGTAAAAGCTACGACCCTTTGGTTATAGAAGATTTTGATTGGAACAATGAATGGGTAGACCCAATGGCCCAACCTGAAGGTGCTCGTGGTTCGGACCTCACATGGGATCAAGTTGATGAAGCCATTGGTGCATCACGTGAGCTTCGAGGTCGTAATCTTCCTAGGACCTACGCTCGTCGTGCAAGGCATATATCAAGAGTGGTTGAAGAAgatgaggaagagggagaggaagaagagatcatcttggatgatgatgatgatatagaTGATTTTGGTGAACAACCAATGGATgctactgaagatggtggagaGAACGTGGATGCTTCTAACGATCTCGATGAGTTTGCATTGGACGACTTTTGA